A single Pantoea rwandensis DNA region contains:
- a CDS encoding glycosyltransferase family 9 protein, giving the protein MKKLWKINVINNVLSLHARLSQIDKNKTPLSSNHEFKRIVIFSTTALGDLLFNTPAIKAIKHRYPEARLMLVSSDKNRDLVEKSQWFDEIVIWDNKIVHSHRVIRRMRKFKPDMTVLLHSTLGYDILCARLSGSKYIIRDNFRSDNTVFNHWIDHYSSATDVHIIQRKLDLISILGCNTTDIRMQFPIAIHSVARENYRPVIGFQMGASGKNRCWPVEHFSELAERILENHKDAKIVLTGAAQDKNIEKSFFDLLKNKYHSRVHSYIGKTRLPELLQIIKNLDVLITGDTGPLHIAITAETPTVSLYVSANPRHTGPYQDLHIHQTIRIEPESNDDPHYPLRKISVDQVYNVMMKNISV; this is encoded by the coding sequence ATGAAAAAGCTTTGGAAAATAAACGTCATCAATAACGTACTCAGTTTACATGCCAGACTGAGCCAGATTGACAAAAACAAGACACCGCTAAGCTCAAATCATGAGTTTAAGCGCATTGTTATTTTCTCAACGACCGCATTAGGAGATCTACTTTTTAATACTCCTGCGATCAAAGCCATAAAGCATCGCTATCCAGAGGCCAGGCTCATGCTGGTATCCAGTGATAAAAACCGTGATCTCGTTGAAAAAAGTCAATGGTTTGATGAAATAGTCATTTGGGATAATAAAATAGTTCATTCCCATCGCGTAATCAGGAGAATGAGAAAATTCAAACCTGATATGACTGTGCTACTGCATTCGACATTAGGCTATGACATTCTCTGCGCACGCCTGTCTGGCTCAAAATACATTATCAGAGATAATTTCAGAAGTGACAACACTGTCTTTAATCACTGGATAGATCATTATTCATCGGCAACAGATGTTCATATTATTCAGCGCAAACTCGACCTGATTAGTATTCTTGGATGCAATACAACAGACATCAGAATGCAATTTCCCATTGCAATTCACTCTGTAGCACGTGAAAACTATCGACCTGTAATTGGCTTTCAAATGGGGGCGTCCGGGAAAAACCGTTGCTGGCCAGTTGAACATTTTTCTGAACTAGCAGAGCGTATTTTAGAAAATCACAAAGATGCAAAAATAGTATTGACTGGTGCCGCCCAGGATAAAAATATTGAAAAATCATTCTTTGATTTATTAAAAAATAAATACCATTCAAGGGTTCACTCTTATATTGGTAAGACTCGCCTACCTGAACTCTTACAGATAATTAAAAACCTTGATGTGTTGATCACAGGTGACACCGGACCACTACATATTGCTATCACGGCAGAAACGCCGACAGTGAGTCTTTATGTCAGTGCTAATCCCAGACATACAGGACCTTATCAGGATTTGCACATTCATCAGACTATCAGAATTGAACCTGAATCTAATGATGATCCGCATTACCCATTAAGAAAAATAAGCGTTGATCAGGTTTATAACGTGATGATGAAAAATATTTCAGTCTAA
- a CDS encoding divergent polysaccharide deacetylase family protein has protein sequence MFQPQKLSIAFCALFFTLSAQAGKLSIVIDDFGYRPVEENKVLQMPAAISVAVLPNAPHAREMATKAHQGGHEVLIHLPMAPLSKQPLEKDTLTPEMSSEEIARIVRDASGKVPFAVGLNNHMGSKMTSSLPGMQKVMQVLNQYNYYFLDSMTIGNSQSVPAAQGTHVKVLKRRVFLDDSQNEAAIREQFTRAVKLAQRDGYAIAIGHPHPTTVRVLQQMLPSLPADITLVRPSQLLNEPVHQGKTPPTTDKSPGPKFRAPGVCKVSKPLTPVPQSRAVEIVIENVAGSKLINQLGLLF, from the coding sequence TTGTTTCAGCCTCAAAAGCTCTCAATTGCGTTCTGCGCACTGTTTTTCACACTATCGGCTCAGGCAGGTAAACTCTCAATTGTGATTGATGACTTCGGTTATCGTCCGGTTGAAGAGAATAAAGTGCTGCAAATGCCCGCTGCGATTTCGGTCGCTGTACTGCCGAATGCACCTCATGCTCGTGAGATGGCGACAAAAGCACATCAGGGCGGTCATGAGGTGTTGATTCACTTGCCAATGGCACCACTCAGTAAACAACCGTTGGAAAAAGATACCTTAACCCCAGAGATGAGCAGTGAAGAGATCGCACGCATTGTGCGGGATGCCTCGGGTAAAGTGCCTTTCGCCGTAGGTTTGAATAACCATATGGGCAGCAAAATGACCTCTAGCCTGCCCGGCATGCAGAAAGTGATGCAAGTGCTAAATCAGTACAATTACTACTTTCTCGATAGCATGACGATTGGTAATAGCCAGTCCGTTCCCGCAGCGCAAGGTACGCATGTTAAAGTGCTGAAACGCCGGGTATTCCTTGATGATAGCCAGAATGAAGCAGCGATCCGTGAACAGTTTACCCGTGCCGTAAAACTGGCACAGCGCGATGGTTATGCCATTGCGATTGGTCATCCGCATCCCACCACCGTTCGTGTGCTGCAACAGATGCTGCCATCACTGCCAGCCGATATTACGCTGGTACGCCCGAGTCAGTTGCTGAATGAGCCTGTGCATCAGGGTAAAACACCGCCGACAACCGATAAATCTCCGGGACCGAAATTCCGTGCTCCAGGCGTGTGTAAGGTCAGTAAACCACTGACACCCGTGCCGCAAAGTCGAGCCGTTGAAATAGTGATTGAAAATGTGGCAGGTAGTAAGTTAATCAATCAGTTAGGTTTACTTTTTTAA
- the envC gene encoding murein hydrolase activator EnvC has protein sequence MKGKATVTHTRTCHNGPAHPLLFRWSEISLSLLCAGALLLPVYAHSADDSKTQLKSIQQDIADKEKSVKAQKLQRSKLLDQLQSQEKVIAQASRQLRETRNSLTALDGEITQITTSISRLEKQQAQQEKLLAQQLDAAFRQGQHNGLQLLLGGEEAQRSERILAYFGYLNAARQKNIDDLKQTQQQLAEQRQALQGKQEQQKSLLAQQQSQQAKLETASAARKKTLTVLESSLEKDQADLVEMRENESRLQDKIAKAEREARERAEREAREAEKVRQRQAQAKAKGSSYQPTQSERELMARTGGLGKPGGQAVWPVKGRIEHRFGESMQGELRWKGLVIDAPEGTEVKAIADGRVLMADWLQGYGLVVVLEHGKGDMSLYGYNQSALVSVGTQVKAGQPIALVGTSGGRGTPSLYFEIRRQGQAVNPLPWLGR, from the coding sequence ATGAAGGGAAAAGCGACCGTTACACACACAAGGACCTGTCACAACGGCCCAGCGCATCCGTTGTTATTTCGCTGGTCCGAAATCTCCCTGAGCTTGCTCTGCGCGGGCGCACTGTTATTGCCCGTTTACGCGCACAGTGCGGATGACAGTAAAACTCAGCTCAAGTCCATTCAGCAGGATATCGCTGACAAAGAGAAAAGCGTTAAAGCGCAGAAACTACAGCGCAGCAAACTTCTCGATCAACTGCAAAGTCAGGAAAAAGTGATTGCGCAAGCCAGCCGGCAGCTTCGGGAAACTCGCAATAGTTTGACCGCGCTCGACGGTGAAATCACGCAAATTACCACCTCCATTTCTCGTCTGGAAAAACAGCAGGCTCAGCAGGAAAAACTGCTGGCTCAGCAATTGGATGCGGCTTTCCGACAAGGCCAGCATAATGGGTTACAGCTGCTGCTGGGCGGTGAAGAAGCACAGCGCAGTGAACGCATTCTTGCCTATTTCGGCTACCTTAATGCTGCACGCCAGAAAAACATCGACGATCTCAAACAAACTCAGCAACAGTTGGCCGAGCAGCGGCAGGCATTGCAAGGTAAGCAGGAACAACAAAAATCCCTGTTAGCCCAACAGCAGTCGCAGCAGGCCAAACTGGAAACCGCCAGTGCGGCACGCAAGAAAACCCTGACGGTACTGGAAAGCTCGCTGGAAAAAGATCAGGCCGATTTGGTTGAGATGCGAGAAAACGAAAGCCGTCTGCAGGATAAAATTGCCAAAGCCGAACGCGAAGCGCGTGAGCGTGCCGAACGTGAAGCACGCGAGGCAGAAAAAGTACGCCAGCGTCAGGCGCAGGCAAAAGCCAAGGGATCAAGCTATCAACCCACACAAAGCGAACGTGAGTTGATGGCACGCACCGGTGGCCTCGGTAAGCCTGGTGGGCAGGCGGTGTGGCCGGTGAAGGGACGTATTGAACACCGCTTCGGTGAATCCATGCAGGGTGAGCTGCGCTGGAAAGGTCTGGTGATTGATGCACCAGAAGGCACCGAAGTGAAAGCCATCGCCGATGGACGCGTACTGATGGCCGACTGGCTGCAAGGCTACGGTCTGGTTGTGGTATTGGAACATGGTAAAGGCGATATGAGTCTTTATGGCTACAACCAAAGTGCGCTGGTGAGCGTGGGTACTCAGGTGAAGGCAGGACAGCCTATCGCCCTTGTGGGTACCAGTGGCGGCCGCGGGACGCCTTCGCTCTACTTTGAAATCCGACGTCAGGGACAGGCCGTCAATCCACTACCGTGGTTAGGAAGATAA
- a CDS encoding rhodanese-like domain-containing protein, producing the protein MQEIMQFASNHTILSLAWVVLLVLVIVTTVKGMFSKVKTISRGEATHLINKEDAVVVDVRSRDDYRKGHISGAVNIAAADIKKGSFAELEKHKSQPIIVVCATGQSAGESAAKLSAEGFEKVSVLKDGVSGWSGENLPLVRGK; encoded by the coding sequence ATGCAAGAAATTATGCAGTTTGCAAGCAATCACACCATCCTTAGTCTGGCATGGGTTGTTTTACTCGTTCTGGTGATTGTGACCACCGTTAAAGGAATGTTCTCTAAGGTAAAAACCATCAGCCGTGGTGAAGCAACCCACCTGATCAACAAAGAGGATGCGGTGGTTGTAGACGTGCGTTCGCGCGATGATTATCGCAAAGGGCACATTTCAGGTGCGGTGAATATTGCAGCGGCTGACATCAAAAAAGGGAGCTTTGCCGAACTGGAAAAGCACAAGTCCCAGCCCATAATTGTGGTATGTGCCACTGGTCAGAGCGCAGGTGAGTCAGCCGCTAAATTGAGCGCTGAAGGTTTTGAAAAAGTCTCCGTGCTGAAAGATGGCGTGAGCGGCTGGAGTGGTGAGAATCTGCCGCTGGTACGCGGTAAATAA
- the grxC gene encoding glutaredoxin 3: MANVEIYTKVTCPYCHRAKALLDQKGVSFQEIPIDGNAAKREEMIQRSGRTTVPQIFIDAQHIGGCDDLYALDGRQGLDPLLQA; the protein is encoded by the coding sequence ATGGCTAATGTTGAGATTTACACCAAAGTCACATGCCCTTATTGCCACCGGGCAAAAGCATTGTTGGATCAGAAAGGTGTTTCGTTCCAGGAGATTCCTATTGATGGGAACGCGGCGAAACGTGAAGAGATGATTCAGCGAAGCGGGCGTACGACAGTTCCCCAGATTTTTATTGATGCGCAGCACATTGGTGGCTGTGACGATCTTTACGCGCTGGATGGGCGTCAGGGACTGGATCCCTTACTCCAGGCATAA
- the secB gene encoding protein-export chaperone SecB translates to MSEHSTNEMQFQIQRVYTKDVSYEAPNAPQVFQKEWEPEVKLDLDTASSQLADEVYEVVLRVTVTATVGEDTAFLCEVQQAGIFTIGGIEGTQMAHCLGAYCPNILFPYARECITSLVSRGTFPQLNLAPVNFDALFMNYLQQQGEGEAPRQDA, encoded by the coding sequence ATGTCAGAACATAGCACAAACGAAATGCAGTTCCAGATTCAACGTGTTTATACCAAAGATGTTTCTTACGAAGCGCCAAACGCGCCTCAGGTTTTCCAGAAAGAGTGGGAACCGGAAGTGAAACTGGATCTGGACACCGCTTCATCTCAGCTGGCTGATGAAGTCTATGAAGTTGTTCTGCGCGTTACCGTGACAGCAACCGTTGGTGAAGACACCGCATTCCTGTGCGAAGTTCAGCAGGCGGGTATCTTCACCATCGGCGGTATCGAAGGCACTCAGATGGCACATTGCCTCGGTGCATACTGCCCGAACATTCTGTTCCCGTATGCACGTGAATGCATCACCAGCCTCGTGTCTCGTGGTACTTTCCCTCAGCTCAATCTGGCGCCAGTTAACTTTGATGCCCTGTTCATGAACTATCTGCAGCAGCAAGGTGAAGGCGAAGCGCCACGTCAGGATGCCTGA
- the gpsA gene encoding NAD(P)H-dependent glycerol-3-phosphate dehydrogenase: MNTLNASISVIGAGSYGTALAITLARNGHPVLLWGHNPHSVAQLQADRCNAAFLPDVPFPDNLVPEADLATVVSASRDLLVVVPSHVFGDVLTQLKPHLRADSRIVWATKGLEKETGRLLQDVAREILGDQIPLAVVSGPTFAKELAAGLPTAIALAATDAQFAEDLQQKLHCGKSFRVYNNPDFIGVQLGGAVKNVIAIGAGISDGIGFGANARTALITRGLTEMSRLGAALGADPTTFMGMAGLGDLVLTCTDNQSRNRRFGMMLGQGESVDEAQRIIGQVVEGYRNTKEVKALAARMGVEMPITEQIYQVLYCEKSAREAALSLLGRARKDENSQS, translated from the coding sequence ATGAATACCCTCAACGCTTCGATTAGCGTCATCGGTGCCGGCTCGTACGGCACCGCATTGGCCATTACGTTGGCTCGTAACGGCCATCCGGTTCTGCTTTGGGGCCACAATCCGCACAGTGTGGCACAGCTCCAGGCTGACCGATGTAATGCCGCTTTCCTGCCTGATGTACCTTTCCCTGACAATCTTGTTCCTGAAGCCGATTTGGCAACGGTGGTGAGTGCCAGTCGTGATCTGTTGGTGGTGGTACCCAGCCACGTGTTTGGTGATGTTCTCACCCAACTGAAGCCGCATCTGCGTGCAGATTCCCGAATTGTCTGGGCAACCAAAGGCCTCGAAAAAGAAACTGGCCGGCTTTTGCAGGATGTTGCGCGTGAAATCCTCGGCGATCAAATTCCGCTGGCCGTGGTTTCCGGCCCAACTTTCGCGAAAGAGCTTGCAGCGGGCCTGCCTACAGCGATAGCGCTGGCTGCCACTGACGCACAGTTCGCTGAAGATCTGCAGCAAAAACTGCATTGCGGTAAAAGCTTCCGCGTGTACAACAATCCAGACTTCATCGGCGTGCAATTGGGTGGCGCGGTGAAAAACGTGATTGCGATTGGTGCCGGTATTTCTGATGGCATCGGTTTTGGTGCCAACGCACGTACCGCGTTAATCACACGTGGATTAACGGAGATGAGCCGCCTCGGTGCTGCACTGGGTGCCGATCCCACCACCTTTATGGGCATGGCGGGGCTGGGCGATTTAGTACTGACCTGTACCGATAATCAATCCCGTAATCGTCGTTTTGGCATGATGCTGGGACAAGGCGAGAGCGTGGATGAGGCACAGCGCATTATCGGACAAGTTGTAGAAGGGTATCGAAACACCAAAGAAGTCAAAGCATTGGCGGCGAGAATGGGTGTTGAAATGCCCATTACCGAGCAGATTTATCAGGTACTGTATTGCGAAAAATCGGCGCGAGAGGCAGCATTGAGTTTACTTGGCCGTGCAAGGAAGGACGAAAACAGCCAAAGCTGA
- the cysE gene encoding serine O-acetyltransferase, whose product MSSEELELVWNNIKAEARALADCEPMLASFYHATLLKHENLGSALSYMLANKLANPIMPAIAVREIVEEAYREDPEMIVSAAYDIQAVRQRDPAVDKYSTPLLYLKGFHALQAYRIGHWLWKEGRRALAVYLQNEISVSFAVDIHPAARIGRGIMLDHATGIVIGETAVVENDVSILQSVTLGGTGKTSGDRHPKIREGVMIGAGAKILGNIEVGRGAKIGAGSVVLQPVPPHTTAAGVPARIVGKPTSDKPSMDMDQLFNGAGFEYGDGI is encoded by the coding sequence ATGTCGTCAGAAGAGTTAGAACTGGTCTGGAACAACATCAAAGCTGAAGCCAGAGCGCTGGCTGATTGTGAACCCATGCTGGCCAGCTTTTATCACGCGACTTTGCTCAAGCACGAAAATCTTGGCAGCGCACTAAGCTACATGCTGGCGAACAAACTCGCCAACCCGATCATGCCAGCTATTGCGGTACGTGAAATCGTTGAGGAAGCGTATCGCGAAGATCCAGAGATGATTGTCTCTGCAGCTTACGATATTCAAGCCGTGCGCCAGCGCGATCCTGCCGTTGATAAGTATTCAACGCCATTGCTGTATCTGAAAGGCTTCCATGCATTACAGGCTTATCGCATCGGCCACTGGCTCTGGAAAGAGGGCCGCCGCGCGTTAGCCGTCTATTTGCAGAACGAAATATCCGTCTCCTTTGCAGTGGATATTCACCCAGCAGCTCGTATTGGTCGCGGCATCATGCTCGATCATGCTACCGGTATCGTGATTGGTGAAACCGCCGTAGTAGAAAATGACGTGTCGATTTTGCAGTCGGTAACGCTTGGTGGTACCGGAAAAACCAGCGGCGATCGCCATCCGAAAATCCGTGAAGGTGTGATGATTGGCGCAGGTGCCAAGATTCTCGGTAACATAGAAGTGGGGCGCGGCGCGAAAATTGGCGCGGGTTCGGTGGTACTACAACCGGTGCCGCCGCATACCACGGCAGCCGGTGTACCTGCGCGTATCGTTGGCAAACCCACCAGCGATAAACCTTCGATGGATATGGACCAACTCTTCAACGGCGCGGGCTTTGAGTACGGCGACGGAATTTAG
- the trmL gene encoding tRNA (uridine(34)/cytosine(34)/5-carboxymethylaminomethyluridine(34)-2'-O)-methyltransferase TrmL, with the protein MLNIVLFEPEIPPNTGNIIRLCANTGFQLHLIEPLGFAWDDKRLRRAGLDYHEYTSLKKHANYSAFIESETPQRLFALTTKGTPAHSAVSYRKGDYLLFGPESRGLPAEILNALPAEQKIRIPMMAESRSMNLSNAVSVVVYEAWRQLDYAGALIKS; encoded by the coding sequence ATGCTGAACATCGTTTTATTTGAACCTGAAATCCCGCCAAATACTGGCAATATCATCCGCTTGTGTGCCAATACAGGCTTCCAGTTGCATCTGATTGAGCCGCTGGGCTTTGCCTGGGATGACAAGCGTCTGCGCCGCGCCGGGCTCGATTACCACGAATACACCTCACTCAAAAAACACGCCAATTACTCTGCGTTTATCGAGTCTGAAACACCACAGCGCCTGTTTGCACTCACCACCAAAGGTACACCTGCCCATAGCGCTGTGAGCTATCGGAAAGGGGATTATTTGTTGTTTGGTCCTGAGAGCCGTGGTTTGCCGGCAGAGATACTGAACGCGCTGCCAGCAGAGCAGAAGATCCGCATCCCGATGATGGCTGAAAGTCGCAGTATGAATCTGTCGAATGCGGTATCTGTGGTGGTTTATGAAGCGTGGCGCCAGCTTGATTATGCTGGCGCGCTGATCAAGAGCTAA
- the cpxA gene encoding envelope stress sensor histidine kinase CpxA — MIGSLTTRIFAIFWLTLALVLMLVLMVPKLDSRQMTALLESEQRQGTMIEQHVEAELSQDPPNDLMWWRRLFRAIDKWAPPGQRLLLVTSEGRVIGAQHNEMQVIRNFIGQSDNADHPQKKKYGRVEMVGPFAVQDGEDNYQLYLIRPATSSQLDFVNLLFDRPLLLLIVTMLISSPLLLWLAWSLARPARKLKHAADEVASGNLRQHPELESGPQEFLAAGSSFNQMVSALERMMTAQQRLLSDISHELRTPLTRLQLATALLRRRNGEGKELQRIETEAQRLDGMINDLLVLSRTQHKNALVSEAMKANQLWNGVLEDAKFEAEQMGKTMDVPYPPGPWPLYGNPHALESALENIVRNALRYSHTHISVSFSVDIQGITVHVDDDGPGVSAEDREQIFRPFYRTDEARDRESGGTGLGLAIVETAVQQHRGWVKADDSPLGGLRLTLWLPLYSARQ; from the coding sequence ATGATTGGAAGTTTGACCACCCGCATCTTCGCCATTTTCTGGCTCACCCTGGCGCTGGTGTTGATGCTGGTTTTGATGGTGCCCAAACTCGACTCACGCCAGATGACCGCACTGCTGGAAAGTGAGCAACGCCAGGGCACCATGATTGAACAGCATGTTGAAGCTGAGTTATCGCAAGATCCCCCTAACGACCTGATGTGGTGGCGCAGGCTCTTTCGCGCCATCGACAAATGGGCCCCACCCGGCCAACGCTTGTTATTGGTGACCAGCGAAGGCCGGGTGATCGGGGCGCAGCATAATGAAATGCAGGTGATTCGTAACTTTATCGGCCAGTCTGATAATGCCGATCATCCGCAGAAGAAAAAGTATGGTCGTGTGGAGATGGTGGGCCCGTTCGCCGTGCAGGATGGTGAAGATAACTATCAGCTCTACCTGATCCGCCCCGCCACCAGTTCTCAACTGGACTTCGTCAATCTACTGTTTGACCGTCCGTTATTGCTGCTGATTGTGACCATGCTGATTAGCTCGCCGCTGCTGTTATGGCTGGCGTGGAGCCTAGCGCGTCCTGCGCGTAAACTGAAACATGCTGCCGATGAAGTGGCGAGCGGAAACTTACGCCAGCATCCTGAACTGGAATCTGGTCCACAGGAGTTTCTGGCAGCAGGTTCAAGTTTCAACCAAATGGTGAGCGCACTTGAACGCATGATGACCGCACAGCAGCGTTTGTTATCCGATATCAGTCATGAATTACGCACGCCACTGACACGTTTGCAATTGGCTACTGCCCTACTGCGCCGTCGCAATGGTGAAGGTAAAGAACTTCAGCGTATCGAAACGGAAGCCCAGCGGCTTGATGGCATGATTAACGACTTGCTGGTGCTCTCACGCACTCAGCATAAAAATGCCTTAGTCAGTGAAGCGATGAAGGCGAACCAGCTGTGGAACGGTGTACTGGAAGATGCCAAATTCGAAGCCGAGCAGATGGGTAAAACCATGGATGTGCCGTATCCGCCAGGTCCGTGGCCACTGTACGGCAACCCGCATGCCCTGGAGAGCGCACTGGAAAACATCGTGCGTAATGCGCTGCGTTATTCCCACACGCATATCAGTGTGAGCTTCTCGGTGGATATTCAGGGTATTACCGTTCACGTTGATGACGATGGCCCAGGCGTCAGCGCTGAAGATCGCGAGCAGATTTTCCGCCCCTTCTATCGCACGGATGAAGCACGCGACCGTGAATCTGGTGGCACCGGTCTCGGACTGGCAATTGTGGAAACAGCCGTGCAACAGCATCGCGGTTGGGTGAAAGCCGATGACAGCCCATTAGGGGGTCTGCGGCTTACGCTCTGGTTGCCGCTGTACTCCGCTCGTCAATAA
- the cpxR gene encoding envelope stress response regulator transcription factor CpxR: MNKILLVDDDRELTSLLKELLEMEGFEVIVASDGEQALNLLDNTVDLLLLDVMMPKKNGIDTLKELRQQHQTPVIMLTARGSELDRVLGLELGADDYLPKPFNDRELVARIRAILRRSNWSEQQQQHDNSSPTLEVDCLRLNPGRQEASFDSETLDLTGTEFTLLYLLAQHLGQVVSREHLSQEVLGKRLTPFDRAIDMHISNLRRKLPERRDGHPWFKTLRGRGYLMVSAS, from the coding sequence ATGAATAAAATCCTGTTGGTTGATGACGACCGCGAATTAACTTCGCTGCTTAAAGAACTGCTTGAGATGGAAGGTTTTGAGGTGATTGTCGCCAGCGATGGCGAGCAGGCGCTTAACCTGCTGGATAACACCGTTGACTTGTTATTACTCGACGTCATGATGCCGAAGAAGAACGGTATTGATACGTTGAAAGAATTACGACAACAGCACCAAACTCCGGTCATTATGCTGACCGCTCGCGGTAGTGAGTTGGATCGTGTTCTTGGCCTTGAGCTGGGCGCGGATGACTATCTACCAAAACCGTTTAATGACCGTGAACTGGTGGCGCGCATTCGGGCTATTTTGCGCCGTTCAAACTGGAGCGAACAACAACAGCAGCATGACAATAGTTCACCCACGCTGGAAGTGGATTGCCTGCGCCTCAACCCAGGCCGCCAGGAAGCCAGCTTCGATAGTGAAACGCTGGATCTGACGGGCACGGAATTCACGCTGCTCTATTTGCTGGCACAGCACTTAGGTCAGGTCGTGTCGCGTGAGCACCTCAGCCAGGAAGTGCTGGGTAAACGCCTGACGCCGTTTGACCGCGCGATTGATATGCACATTTCAAACCTGCGTCGTAAATTGCCGGAACGTCGTGATGGTCATCCGTGGTTTAAAACGCTACGCGGACGCGGCTATCTGATGGTTTCGGCATCATGA
- the cpxP gene encoding cell-envelope stress modulator CpxP has translation MRYLTAVVIASAMVLSHASAEAADTTTIDEMHHNGGLTTGSMTQNPQSHMFDGIELTEQQRQQMRDLMQQARHERPVMSVQDIETMHDLVIADKFNESAIRQQAEKQARAQIELQVEMARVRNQMYHLLTPAQQATLQKNYERRLNDMRQLSGLQPSSPLHAVSSTSSNQ, from the coding sequence ATGCGCTACTTAACCGCCGTCGTCATTGCCTCAGCGATGGTTCTCAGTCACGCCAGCGCAGAAGCAGCAGACACGACGACGATTGACGAGATGCATCATAACGGCGGATTGACGACAGGCAGTATGACGCAAAATCCGCAAAGCCACATGTTCGATGGCATTGAGCTGACTGAACAACAGCGGCAACAGATGCGAGACCTGATGCAGCAAGCACGACATGAGCGCCCGGTTATGAGCGTTCAGGATATTGAAACTATGCATGACCTTGTCATTGCAGACAAATTTAACGAATCGGCTATCCGACAGCAGGCAGAGAAACAAGCCCGCGCGCAGATTGAACTGCAAGTTGAGATGGCTCGGGTTCGCAACCAGATGTATCACCTGCTAACGCCTGCACAGCAAGCGACATTGCAGAAGAATTATGAGCGGCGACTTAACGATATGCGTCAGCTCTCAGGATTGCAGCCATCATCACCGCTGCATGCAGTGAGTAGTACCAGCAGTAACCAGTAA
- the fieF gene encoding CDF family cation-efflux transporter FieF (FieF, a metal efflux transporter, is a member of the CDF (cation diffusion facilitator) family of transporters.) gives MDPSYAKLVNRAALAATTLATLLLIVKIFAWWLTGSVSMLAALVDSLVDIAASLTNLLVVRYSLQPADADHTFGHGKAESLAALAQSMFISGSALFLFLTGIQHLASPNILRAPLVGIVVTVVALFSTLLLVTFQRWVVRRTRSQAIRADMLHYQSDVVMNGAILVALVLSSYGFVRADALFALGIGVYILYNALRMGYEAVQSLLDRALPEEEKQAIIDLVSDWPGVRGAHALRTRQSGPTRFIQLHLEMDDHLPLVQAHQVADQIEQALRLKFPGSDVIIHQDPCSVVPENQQGFFQF, from the coding sequence ATGGATCCCTCCTACGCGAAACTCGTCAACCGCGCGGCACTGGCTGCAACGACGCTGGCGACATTACTGTTGATCGTGAAGATTTTTGCCTGGTGGCTGACCGGTTCAGTCAGTATGTTGGCCGCCCTGGTCGATTCACTGGTGGATATCGCTGCATCGCTGACAAATTTACTGGTGGTGCGCTATTCACTCCAGCCTGCGGACGCTGATCATACCTTCGGCCACGGTAAAGCGGAGTCGCTTGCCGCGCTGGCACAAAGCATGTTTATTTCCGGCTCAGCACTGTTTTTATTTCTCACTGGTATTCAGCATCTGGCCTCACCCAATATATTACGGGCGCCGCTGGTCGGTATCGTCGTCACTGTGGTCGCCCTTTTTTCCACCCTGTTACTGGTGACTTTCCAGCGCTGGGTGGTGCGTCGGACACGCAGCCAGGCGATACGTGCGGATATGCTGCACTATCAATCTGACGTAGTGATGAATGGCGCGATCCTGGTGGCTTTGGTGTTAAGCAGCTATGGTTTTGTCCGGGCAGATGCGCTCTTTGCGCTGGGGATTGGGGTGTACATCCTCTACAACGCTTTGCGCATGGGCTATGAAGCGGTGCAATCTTTGCTGGATCGCGCATTGCCGGAAGAAGAGAAGCAGGCGATTATCGATTTGGTTAGCGATTGGCCAGGTGTGCGCGGAGCCCATGCACTGCGTACGCGTCAATCCGGGCCCACCCGTTTTATTCAGCTTCATCTGGAAATGGATGACCACCTGCCGCTGGTGCAGGCACATCAGGTAGCGGATCAGATCGAGCAAGCACTGCGGCTTAAGTTTCCCGGTTCGGATGTTATCATCCATCAGGATCCCTGCTCGGTGGTGCCGGAAAATCAGCAAGGCTTTTTCCAGTTTTAG